In Musa acuminata AAA Group cultivar baxijiao chromosome BXJ2-3, Cavendish_Baxijiao_AAA, whole genome shotgun sequence, the following proteins share a genomic window:
- the LOC135606519 gene encoding uncharacterized protein LOC135606519 — protein MVLADRVRDAGRTLGILCDRNAELRKQLDEVRAGAALEVVAAAEQCSSELEAEVTRLKSEATVADQRTSALEAEVLRLKSEVKAAEEEKEGLQGLLKVTRTEARLARNKVVTLTENLEGALAEAKGASEALAAKRDRRLEKDKEIIEGYKQASGFQLGLVQSGEVTYEYGYQIALGRFKTRYPELEVEVDPFASHPEDLDVDMPDEVPFDDSVGASNG, from the coding sequence ATGGTGTTGGCAGACCGCGTGCGTGACGCGGGTCGGACCCTCGGCATTTTGTGCGACCGGAATGCCGAGCTGCGCAAACAGCTCGACGAGGTCCGTGCGGGGGCGGCTCTGGAGGTGGTTGCAGCAGCCGAGCAATGCTCCTCGGAGCTAGAGGCGGAAGTGACGCGCCTCAAGTCCGAGGCGACGGTGGCCGATCAACGCACCTCGGCGCTGGAGGCAGAAGTCCTTCGCCTTAAATCTGAGGTGAAGGCGGCTGAAGAGGAGAAGGAGGGGCTCCAAGGGCTCCTAAAGGTGACACGGACCGAGGCTCGTTTGGCTCGGAACAAGGTGGTCACCCTGACTGAAAATCTGGAAGGGGCCCTGGCTGAGGCGAAGGGGGCTTCAGAGGCTCTAGCTGCTAAGCGGGATCGGCGGCTAGAAAAAGATAAGGAAATAATCGAGGGCTACAAACAGGCCTCGGGCTTCCAGCTTGGGCTGGTCCAGTCGGGGGAGGTAACTTACGAGTACGGGTACCAGATTGCCCTAGGCCGATTCAAAACGCGCTACCCCGAACTGGAAGTTGAGGTGGATCCTTTTGCCTCGCACCCCGAGGACTTAGACGTAGATATGCCAGACGAGGTTCCCTTCGACGATAGCGTCGGGGCTTCTAACGGCTAG
- the LOC135587038 gene encoding leucine-rich repeat receptor-like serine/threonine-protein kinase BAM3, with protein sequence MLLCTLNTPFLSSILRTPMTTRPCPTRRSKKKKPQEMDPVPLFLVTLLALLSSCTCTTLQSDALALASIREGFRGSTPELESWNTSNVVFVCSWFGVRCEHDRVVGIDISDLNISGSVPVEISGIDSLVNLSLSGNHLQGEITVANLPGLRYLNISSNQFNGGLDWNYTSLPSLEVFDAYDNNFTASLPLGVADLRRLKYLDLGGNYFTGRIPVTYGSLAALEYLSLNGNDLRGRIPSELGNLTGLKQLYLGYYNVFDGGIPVELGKLVNLAHLDLSSCGLGGGIPHQIGYLTNLDTLFLHTNELSGPLPLSLGNLTRLVSLDLSNNELTGEVPQQLAALTELSLLNLFMNRLHGPVPEFVAELPKLDTLQLFMNNFTGGIPQKLGAGGHISVLDISSNRFTGKIPSNLCPFNRLKVLILLRNSLFGPIPESLGECLSLTRARLGQNHLNGSIPSGLLYLPRLNLLELQANYLSGPIPENSNPDQSPTELVQLNLSDNSLTGPLPSSIRNLSSVQTLLVSGNRLTGPVPGSIGSLRHVVKLDLSRNGLSGSIPPEVGACRQLTYLDLSQNNLSGPIPPEIAGIGILNYLNLSRNGLNGPMPRSIAAMRSLTAADFSFNDLSGRLPDLGELAFLNASAFSGNPKLCGPGFGNPCDDAAGASRSGHSHGDSKLIFALGLLLCSLALGLAATVRARSRRGGTWRLTAFHEVDFGASDVLGCMKDANVVGRGGAGVVYRGRTRSGGAIAVKRLAALGSDGGFGAEIRTLGSVRHRNIVRLLAVCSDSATNVLVYEYMTNGSLGEALHGKGGGRLSWGRRYRIAVAAARGLCYLHHDCSPMIVHRDVKSSNILLDAKFEAHVADFGLARFLQDDNGGSECMSAIAGSYGYIAPEYAYTLKVDEKSDVYSFGVVLLELITGRRPVGDFGDGVDIVQWVKRATACRRENAASIVDCRLSSVPTDEVMHVFFVAMLCVQENSVERPTMRDVVQMLSEFPHHVTDDQCPLPSSPPPPPPGEDGSGADKEANSYELCPDLLTQCKLFPQN encoded by the exons ATGCTTCTCTGCACACTTAACACTCCATTTCTGTCCTCCATCCTTCGAACTCCAATGACCACAAGACCATGTCCAACTAGAAGATCCAAGAAGAAGAAACCTCAGGAGATGGACCCTGTTCCTCTGTTTCTTGTTACCCTGTTAGCTCTTCTAAGTTCTTGCACTTGCACTACGCTTCAGAGTGATGCCTTAGCGTTAGCTTCTATAAGAGAAGGATTCCGTGGTTCCACCCCAGAACTAGAGAGCTGGAACACTTCCAATGTGGTCTTCGTCTGCTCGTGGTTCGGAGTCCGGTGCGAGCACGATCGCGTCGTCGGGATCGATATCTCCGACCTCAACATTTCCGGCTCCGTTCCGGTCGAGATCTCTGGCATTGACTCCCTTGTCAACCTCTCCCTTTCCGGGAACCATCTCCAAGGTGAGATCACGGTGGCGAACTTGCCTGGTCTCCGATACCTCAACATCTCTTCCAATCAGTTCAACGGCGGGCTCGATTGGAACTACACCAGCCTGCCGAGCTTGGAGGTGTTCGACGCCTACGACAACAACTTCACGGCCTCGTTACCGCTCGGCGTCGCAGATTTGAGGAGGCTCAAGTACCTGGACCTCGGTGGCAACTACTTCACTGGAAGAATCCCGGTGACCTATGGAAGCTTAGCTGCTTTAGAGTACCTCTCGCTGAACGGCAATGATCTCCGAGGTCGAATTCCCAGCGAACTGGGCAATCTCACAGGCCTCAAGCAGCTCTACTTGGGCTACTACAATGTGTTCGACGGCGGCATTCCTGTCGAACTCGGGAAGTTGGTCAATCTAGCCCATCTCGACCTGTCGAGCTGCGGCCTTGGCGGCGGAATTCCCCACCAGATCGGCTACTTGACCAACCTCGACACCCTCTTCCTCCACACCAACGAATTATCCGGCCCGCTGCCGCTGTCACTCGGGAACCTCACGAGGCTGGTCTCGCTCGACCTGTCCAACAACGAGCTCACAGGAGAAGTCCCGCAGCAGCTCGCCGCGCTCACCGAGCTGAGCCTCCTCAACCTCTTCATGAACCGTTTGCACGGGCCGGTGCCGGAGTTCGTCGCTGAGCTGCCCAAACTGGACACTCTCCAGCTCTTCATGAACAACTTCACCGGCGGCATACCACAGAAGCTCGGCGCCGGCGGCCACATCAGCGTGCTCGACATTTCGTCGAACAGGTTCACCGGTAAGATCCCCTCAAACCTCTGCCCGTTCAACAGGCTCAAAGTCCTCATCCTCTTGAGGAACTCCTTGTTTGGTCCCATCCCTGAGAGCTTAGGCGAGTGTTTGAGCCTAACCAGAGCGAGGCTCGGTCAGAATCATCTCAATGGAAGCATCCCTTCCGGCCTCCTCTACTTGCCACGGCTCAACCTATTAGAGCTCCAAGCCAACTACCTCTCCGGTCCAATCCCAGAGAACTCTAACCCTGACCAGAGTCCGACCGAGTTGGTCCAACTCAACCTCTCAGATAATTCGCTCACTGGACCGCTTCCTTCCTCGATTCGCAACCTATCTTCCGTCCAAACCTTGCTAGTTAGCGGCAATCGATTGACCGGTCCGGTCCCCGGTTCGATCGGCTCGTTGCGCCATGTGGTCAAGCTCGACCTTAGCCGCAATGGGCTATCGGGCTCGATCCCGCCGGAGGTCGGAGCTTGCCGCCAGCTCACCTACCTCGATCTGAGCCAGAACAACCTCTCCGGCCCCATCCCGCCGGAGATCGCCGGAATCGGGATACTGAACTATCTGAATCTATCGCGCAATGGATTGAACGGGCCGATGCCGAGGTCGATCGCGGCGATGAGGAGCCTCACCGCCGCCGATTTCTCCTTCAACGACCTCTCCGGCAGGCTGCCGGACTTGGGGGAGTTGGCTTTCTTGAACGCCAGCGCCTTCTCCGGCAACCCCAAGCTGTGCGGGCCGGGTTTCGGCAACCCGTGCGACGACGCGGCGGGCGCGTCCCGGTCTGGGCACTCCCATGGCGATTCTAAGCTGATCTTCGCACTGGGGCTTCTGCTGTGCTCGCTCGCGCTCGGGCTCGCGGCAACGGTGCGGGCCCGGTCGCGCCGCGGCGGTACGTGGCGCCTCACCGCGTTCCACGAGGTGGATTTCGGCGCGTCGGATGTGCTGGGGTGCATGAAGGACGCTAACGTGGTGGGGCGCGGCGGCGCCGGGGTGGTGTACCGGGGAAGGACCCGCTCCGGCGGCGCGATCGCGGTGAAGCGGCTGGCGGCGCTGGGATCGGACGGCGGGTTCGGCGCCGAGATCCGGACGCTGGGGAGCGTCCGCCACCGGAACATCGTCCGGCTGCTCGCCGTCTGCTCCGACTCTGCCACCAACGtgctggtgtacgagtacatgacCAACGGGAGCTTGGGGGAAGCGCTGCACGGGAAGGGCGGCGGGCGCCTGAGCTGGGGCCGTCGGTACAGGATAGCGGTGGCGGCGGCCAGGGGCTTATGTTACCTCCACCACGACTGCAGTCCGATGATAGTGCACCGCGACGTGAAGTCCAGCAACATCCTGCTCGACGCGAAGTTTGAGGCACACGTGGCGGATTTCGGGCTAGCCAGATTCTTGCAGGACGACAATGGTGGGTCTGAGTGCATGTCTGCCATCGCTGGGTCCTACGGATACATCGCCCCGG AGTATGCCTACACTCTCAAGGTGGATGAGAAAAGCGATGTCTACAGCTTCGGGGTGGTGCTCCTGGAGCTCATCACCGGCCGGCGCCCGGTCGGGGACTTTGGGGACGGCGTCGACATAGTTCAGTGGGTCAAGAGGGCCACCGCCTGCAGAAGAGAGAACGCCGCAAGCATCGTGGACTGCAGGCTGAGCAGTGTGCCGACGGATGAAGTCATGCATGTCTTCTTCGTCGCGATGCTGTGCGTCCAAGAGAACAGCGTGGAGAGGCCAACCATGAGGGACGTGGTGCAGATGCTCTCCGAGTTCCCTCACCACGTTACGGACGACCAATGTCCACTCCCAtcatcccctcctcctcctcctcctggagAAGACGGGAGCGGAGCCGACAAGGAGGCCAACAGCTACGAGCTCTGTCCTGATCTCTTGACCCAATGCAAGCTATTTCCTCAGAATTGA